The Lactuca sativa cultivar Salinas chromosome 2, Lsat_Salinas_v11, whole genome shotgun sequence genome includes the window CGACATCTAAGAGCTTGACAACCTCTTTCTTGACAACTTCTTGCATGTTTAGGTTTAAACGCCTTTGATGTTGCACTACTAACTTCGTTCCTTCTTAAAGGTTGATCTTATGAGAACAATAAAGAAGGGCTAACTCCTTTAATATCGGTAATATTTAATGCGATAGCATTTTTCCTTTTCTTCAAAACATTCACCAGCTCTTCTTTTTCGGTTTGTGTAAGGTCAGAAGCTATAATCACATGTTTTTGATCACCCTCTTCTAAAAATGCATACTCTAAGTGTTCCAGCAAAGTGTTTAGCTCCAATTTCATATTTTGAACACTAAACACGTTGAGTCCAGTAATGGAACTCATGGAGTTGTGGCCAGTTTTCCCGTCAGATCGCGACTTTTcatcccaactcgccgagtttatctcTGAAACTTGTCGAGTTGAGTTTTCAACATTTCTAGTTAGTTCGTCGTATTCTCTTTCTTCGAGTTGCCTTTCTATCTCATTGAGGTCTCTTTCAGCATCAAAGTCATCTTCTGAAGCAAAGGTGGATTTACTTGACTTGTCTTCTTTCCATCCCTCCAATAATTTTTCCAAACTGTCTATCGAGAAGGCCGTGTCATCACTAAACTTAGAGTGCTTCTTGGATCAATCAACTACAAAAGTAACTGAATCTTTTCCCACTCGAAGGGTAAGTTTGCATTCTCTTATGGCTACTATGGCACAAGCGGTGCTCAAGAATGGTCTCCCAATAACTATAGACACTTGATGGTCTTCTTCCATATCTAATACTATGAAATCTGCAGGAAAAACAAACTTATCGACTTTCACCAATATGTCCTCACATATCCCTCTTGGAAATGTCACCGTCTTTTTCGCTAGATGGATTGCCATTCGGATCAGTCTTGGCTCTGGATGGTTCAACTTTTTAAAGAATGAGTATGGCATGAGATTTACACTTATCTCCGAATCGACCAATGCATAACAAGTAACTAAATTTCCGAATGGGCATGGCAAAGTCAAACTACCCGGGTCACCCATCTTCTGTGGCAATTTGTTCAACATTGTGACTGAACAATTCTCATTAAGGACCACCTTAGATTCCTCCTCCATGTTCTTCCTATTTGTGAGAAGGTCCTTCAAGAAGTTGGCATACTTGGGCATTTGTGCAACCGCCTCGATGAAAGGAATGTTAATTTGAAGGGCTTTGATGTGCTCTAGAAACTTTTGATAGTCATCATTTTGCTTATCTTTTCTAGCTCGGCTTGGGAATGGAAATGGAGGTGGATACGACTTAGTTGGAGGTTTATTTCTCTCATCAAGtaaaaaactcgtcgagttcctttctggaactcgtcgagatcctttctagaactcatcgagttggtttgATTGTTTGTGAATCCATGTTTTGTTTCTCTTCTTCCTGAGCCTCTTTAGGATCTTCATTCGGGATCGGGGTCAGAGGAGTGACTATTTTGCTGCTCCTAATCGTCACAATATTGATGTGTGTGCCTCTTGGATTTTACTCGGTGTTGCTAGGAAGCCCGCCTAGTGTCCTTTCGTTGAATTGGTTAGCAAGTTTCCCTAATTGCTTTTCAATATTGAGGATTGAAATTTTTTTATTACGAAGTAGAGCTTGTTGAACTTTCATCACCATTTGGTGCTCTTTCATCATATTCTGTTGATCTCTTATGACAGCATCTAATTCGTCATGTCTTTTTTCAAATGCAGCTACAAATCGTGCCAATATAGCTTCTAAACCAGTCTTCTTTTCTTGCACCAGTTCCTCCTTTTGTTAAAAACCTCTCGCCTTTTGCCTATACTTTTCCTCCTTTGCCTTTTGTTTTATTCATGTGGTAGCCACTCATTCTTGGGTTTTCGCCAATCGTCATCATACCTATCACCACTTAAATAAAAAACTTACACTTTTTGGTTCctattctcatccaaatcacaatcttTAGTAAGATGAGGCCCATGGATGTATTGGTCCTTCTTTGTAATTCTACGATCCATGCTCTCTAAATTAGCCATCATCGTTGCCATGTCATCAGAAATTGAATTCACCACCCCTCTTGTTGAGTCATTCCTTGGGTTATGACATTCTTTAGAGTGCTTAGATAATTCTTTAATCAACTCTTTTATCATTGCTGGTGCTTTCTTCGTGAGTGCTCATTGGGAGTTAAGGAGTTGCCTAGTGGtcacattgactccatcataggaAACTGCAACTTCTTGTTGAATGTTTAGGTCATTTTGAGGGCAGTTTCTTAGCAAACTCGTGTGCCTTGGAAACTTTCGAGGGAGGGCAAAATTGATCAATGAACTATTCTCACATCTTAGCCCATGTCGTGATAGATCCTGGATGTAGTGATTTTAGCCAATATTTCATGGCTCCCTTGAACGTGATTGGTAGCATCCTAAGTAGAACAGTTTCGCGAAGCATATTTGGAATGTTGATGTAGCCGGCTATGTCGTTGACCTCGTTGATATGCTTGTATGCGTCTTTGTGATCCTTCCCGTAGATTGTAATGTCCTTTAGTTGGGCAAGTATGATACCTTTCAATTCAAAGTTCACTGTTGCTAGAATCGTAGGTTGCACAAATCCTGTACCAGTATCGTCACGCACCCTCCTTTTGTATTCACCCATGGGTATGTCTGCAATGTTAGCCATCTCTTCTCCTGGTTCGGTCTCACTCTTTTCTTCAAATTCTGGTGTGTTCGGCTTCAGATCTTCTACCTTCTTGTCAAAATCACTTGATTCACCGATTGCTTTGTCCTTCTTTTTGAGAATAACTGATTCCGAATCTTCCAAGGGTGGTacttgtaatgcccgtagatccgggctagttaatttagagataataggggttgaaaacaacttttcgacaaaagattatttagataaataatcttaaccaagttgtagaatatgtctcaagggttccgtacatataaagaacgccgaaatccgagttataacgaagaagttatgacccgtcgaagtttcacgacggaaccggcatggcatcgggaagcgtaaatagtgaatttacgatagagcgagatttagctttCACGATCTAAATGAGAGTCATAGAATaaattaaaccgagagcgtccataaaaaagaacgcccaaatctaacttcgtatgaagaagttatgatttttcgaagtttcggattagcagtgtatagcccgaaattcgaataataaATCGAGCACTTTTTAGCCGacataacctaaacgagaatcgaagatctcgtgaagagtagcgtaacgagaaaaagatgggcgaaaacggatgtcggattaagaagttatgaatttttaacagaccaaTCGTGTGCCggtctgttaataatataacttttaaaataaactcaaaattatccgatggagtctaaacgaaagttgtagggtacattcccgccttcgcgtggatataaagaacgtcaaaaacagagctcatacgaggaagatacgaattttagaagttaaaGGGGGCAATTTGCGAATCTGAGCCATGGATTGATGACGTGGCCTAAGTCCCAGCCATTCGATGAGCTCGCTCCGGATTGTGACACGCCACCCCTCGCATTACGCCCAGGATCTGAagctcggtacgcccagcgtacagctgTATCCCTCGGTCCACAAGCAACCGCGTAGCTCCGGTCTTTATCCAACACGTGGCTCGTACGAAGCTAGCTGGTGCTCTTATCCGAGGAACGCCCAGCATAGCCaaggactacgcccagcgtaatccgaggccTCGCTGGGTATAAAAGGGGGGCAAGGGTGTCCAACTTTTTCACaccaatttctttctctctctaaatttctatctctctctaagggttttaaccctcccctaagcctaggtgatcccttagcaccctaaggaagccccgaggctcccagagtcccgagaaaaaggatctttcggtttcgaaacgctgcccCGAACAAAGCCCAGTTTCATTAAAATCCGTTGTAAATGATCTATGCTTatgtaatttttaatatagctttcaaataattatagtactGTTATTAGgcctttaaaataattatttggactattattatgagttatattgagtattatttaacgcttatataataataatagctagactattaattagtcgccgttgacgttagactaaaccctagtggtattgatactaggttttatcgaagaaaaattgttttaagagtatcgaagcgctgtccgagtgctgagtcaccacctttcaggtgagtgcatagttactttcatcttagacatagatatgaagtattctatataaattacgtgctatgtgtgcatattatccgcATACTTGTTGTATATGcttgatgaacaattttatacacgttttaaatgatttaaactctatatgtattttatatctatgataatgttggggtaaaacatgggtagatgtaatagatggaatatgagcttgatgatgagttgagaggtgttatggaccacgaggtgagggtgagaggtggacgatgtgagaagccttatcccaaacgatgtccccgtcattcagcagagtatggatgacaaccacaaactattctagacaatctagTGGAACATTAGTATGCTCGCAACttgtaagtgttgtgaacgatgtgttcaccccatgtactctaaaccttggcgaccatgtagacttggtgcctaaacctctgcgatcatgcagacttgatgcctaaatcctggcgactatgtagacttagtgcccgttgtgtaaaccgtggcgatcatgcagacttgatgcctaacccttggcgactatgcagacttagtgcccgttgtgtaaaccgtggtaACGAtagacttcgtgccgattccttaggatgatccttaggaatgaatgaacgacgaatagctgattcttagggtagatccttaagactaaagaagataatggggatggttaattgggttgattgtttgattgttaaacatagtaattatattattgtgggttgaaaaccctatgtactcaccaggtttcccaacctgactcactccagcttatttgtatcaaAGGTGTCAATACGAAGCTACTtttcactgagagatttaaaagagatgtagatcactagtgtaaatgaatgtaagttctgcttatgcttatgtttctgtattgacgatgacatcccatttgtttcaaaatgaataaaaatacatttcttcggaaatgctttgataacgtatttatcatgttttactgggaacaaattccgcaacattttttattaaaagaagtaccctgatttttataaagcataaacaaaatcggtcttttatggcatgaaaatggggatgtcacagttggtatcagagcattagtttaagcgaactaggaatttgtaggaaatttctatacttaaacttagaatcCTAAGCGATGATTATGAGATGAATGTCTGCTATaatttagacatgagcactagtttatattaggaaagatgcctaaattgcttttatgtgctaaatgctttgtgccttatatgctgttatttattcggatctatggtgtgttgccgaccggatctggaaaccttatgtgtttaggattctaaacgtacgactacgatattagaactagcatgtaaacgtttcagagtgataaggatgatttaaacgtcaatcataaataaagatctagattcactttattcggtgtatagatcaagatggcaagaacccgtatcggaaacgtgaatgcaaatgggaacttctaccaacccccagtgattgagcaaataccggttgtggtagccactgttgagccaataacgatggttggagtgcaagcgatgatccaggctatgttggattgtcaaatggaggaaaccagacgtttgctccaacaaaatcgagaggaagcgaccatacagaTCGAACAGCCTGATTCGAACGAAGGGCAGattgaggaaggaaactacagtgggacggttggccaagccaacccaccgatagttagacaaaacaatcAGGATGGAGAAAATGacagacgtggatgcaagtacaaggatttcatggcatccaaaccaccgagtctatccggaagtccgacgccggtggaagtcatgaactggatctccgagatggagacgatgtttgagagttgcgtgTGCAGCAACATGCAGAAACCCGGTATCGCGGTTCCTCTATTAAATcaggagtactaagctggtggaagctactagctgattcgatgcccaaaggagaagcgagcaagatgCTGTGGGAAGATTTTCTGGTGTAGTTAAAGATGCAGTATTgttctgagcaggatcttctagagatcaacaatgagttccaaaatctaaagaagggaaggatgagtgtcatcgagtatgttgcatgttttacggagaaaatgatgtttgttccttacctagttccaactgagctctccaaggtcaacaagttttcccatggattaccagcagactttggaccaatggtcaagcaagcaaccactttgaaaggagccatcttggcagccaggaatgttgagacccaaattaGGGAAAAgtgtctggagagagctgaagttggcgagaaaaggaagcatgtAGGATCTTCAAAGCccaacaaagaaaggaaattctcaaagacagaagaaggaggaggaagtgaagccaagtggtgcgagaagtgtaaaaagaagcacttcggtaaatgtagcgaggaggtgacttgctacaaatgtggaaagatgGGGCACTACGCCAGCAAGTGTGcatccaacaagaaggtgtgttacggatgtaacaaagaagggaatATTTCTAGGGACTGCCCAAATAAAAACGAGGCAGTaaggccaaacacaccaccaaggccaagggcattccacatgatccttgacgaagtagaaaaccatgcgaggaatgAAGGGTGAAGAATTCGTACCAAGGGTCAAGTTATAAAGTAACCAAAGGgatagaatcatatgatgtagcctctTAGAGGCAtcgtctagggtgaacttgaacacctatgtaacagtttcaagaaataataaaatctttgttttgttatctggtgtgttaaactgttatgtgatttccttgaatggtgacttggaaaactatgagacaatacttgggacgagtatgagtaggtgtgaaaggtaatagatgcatatactaccggaagcacaggactcatgcttggataagggaaagtcacaaggttaccaagaagctagtaatcgattccgttttattcaagtacgtcgttaccattgtttcggtaatgaacAAGAAGAtcattgttattccgaccctagtggtcatattggattgagtccgactacgatgagtatgttacgtgatttagagaaccaagttcgatgtagcatctaacATAAACTAGAAGTTTGAAATGAAAGCTAGCCAAGGTGATCATCAGAAGTATCACGatgattgttaaagaagttggtagctagaaatgctacatgttgaaatatgattgtatcacattagaacatgaaggaaggtatagtttgTTCTGGactttgactctaagagacttgagtctaagcgttgcagcatacgatgataagtcattagaaCGTGACACATCGGCCTATTGTAGTAATcaaatataattatcttaagtttgttaagaagaagaaggagtctccattAAGGATCGAGAccgtgacttgaaggtcataattcggagtctaacgtgagatagggagcaagtgcaagatcaagCACCGCCTGTAGTCAAGGAGTCTAAGAGTTAGAAACTTATTCAAAGCAACAtcgaagttacgattattacataggatgaaaagataatgtatggagtcatcatgtgcgccttgtttcgttgatgattctgggacgtaatcatcctaagggggagataattgtaacgcatgtagatccgggctactcaatttagagataataggggtcgaaaacgactttttgacaaaagattatttagaataaataatcttaaccaagttgtataatatgtctcaagggttccgtacatataaagaacgccgaaatccaagttataacgaagaagttatgacctgtcgaagtttcgcgacggaaccggcacgacaccgggaagcataaatagtgaatttacgatagaacgagatttagccttagcgatctaaacgaaagtcatagaatacgataaaccgagagcgtccataaaaaagaacgcccaaatctaacttcgtatgaagaagttatgatttttcgaagtttcggattagcagtgtacagcccgaaattcgaataataaatcgagcagtttttagccgacataacctaaacgagaatcgaagatc containing:
- the LOC111894678 gene encoding uncharacterized protein LOC111894678 — encoded protein: MPKYANFLKDLLTNRKNMEEESKVVLNENCSVTMLNKLPQKMGDPGSLTLPCPFGNLVTCYALVDSEISVNLMPYSFFKKLNHPEPRLIRMAIHLAKKTVTFPRGICEDILVKVDKFVFPADFIVLDMEEDHQVSIVIGRPFLSTACAIVAIRECKLTLRHSKFSDDTAFSIDSLEKLLEGWKEDKSSKSTFASEDDFDAERDLNEIERQLEEREYDELTRNVENSTRQVSEINSASWDEKSRSDGKTGHNSMSSITGLNVFSVQNMKLELNTLLEHLEYAFLEEGDQKHVIIASDLTQTEKEELVNVLKKRKNAIALNITDIKGVSPSLLFS